In Aequorivita sp. H23M31, a single window of DNA contains:
- a CDS encoding phosphoesterase — MNRINIFITFVASVSLLACASYNPKYKNSPSQTEGKSISKDIAKTFYFIGNAGNGSDKASNSMQSLSNYLAENNSEDSYVVFLGNSFYPKGMQPKKDELTKKATNSMQSQLSALKDFKGKILVVPGNMEWQGGVDGLELEEDFLKDKFDGEGVLQPNNGCPLEGIDVSEDIYLLLVDTQWFLEDWDNYPEMNRKCEIKTRDKFFTEIESELKKNANKTIIFTMYHPLLTYGQHGGKYPLIHKDVFSTLIKPIKSLGAISKQDRYNERYNELIDRVRVLTKDLERLVFVSGLDQSLQYIENGNVKQIVSGSGSGSTAATLGQYGKFSYGGEGFARLDIDKNSATEVRFFKSEKDGNSQLLYQHEIFSPSKDYDFNTLHNNFPKTVKAKIYEDSLVEKTGFYKTIWGEHYRNVYGTEVTAKTVLLDTLYGGLKVVRAGGGHQTRSLRLEDKDGRTYNMRGMKKSAVQFLQNVIIKDKIVENEFKNTIPEDLILDFYTAAHPYGAFTIPKLSDAAEVLHTNPKLFYVPKQKALGKFNKSYGDELYMIVERPDKKFDGPLFDYPDNVESTDDLLEKLQRDEKYALNEKAYIRARIFDMLIGDWDRHNDQWRFTQHDNKDGSVTFEPIPRDRDQVYSNFDGGLLDVVRTLFNTSRQFQVYGAELKHTKWFNAAGIKLDRALIQSYGKDEWLAQAEFLNNNVTDQVIDKAFEDLPKEVQDETASEIKEKLKGRRDNIVRIAQEYYDYLAKLQTVVGTNKDDYFEITRLPDGKTNIKTYRIKKGAKADLMLDRTYSADETNEIWIYGLDDDDVFEVKGNGSNPISIKIIGGQNNDVYKIANGRKIKVYDQKSRKNTIENRGGAAFRLTDNYDFNTYDYKKQIQTVNLLLPAAGYNPDDGVKIGLTDVFTVHGFQRNPFSQQHRFAAGYYFGTESFDINYEGEFANVFGKWNFLAGGYFQNPNFSENFFGFGNETINPDYEFDAGKDYNRVRIGGYGVSVGIKKDSPYGSIFQFRTKFYGVKIESTPDRFITDYSPSPIELDKTHYYGTVEGSYQYESYDNKVNPTRGMNFNLEVGGTQNIQDSDRVYGYVNPQLVFYGAITRDRKVVLKTDMRAQFNIGDNYEFFQAAKLGSDSGLRAYRKERFSGQTAAVGSADIRYSFNQFRTALTPIQIGVFGGYDIGRVWVPNDTSNVWHSSYGGGLWINTADLLSATLNLFAGEEGIRFTLGLKVSM; from the coding sequence ATGAATAGAATTAACATCTTTATAACTTTTGTGGCCTCGGTGTCACTTTTAGCCTGCGCATCCTATAATCCGAAATACAAAAATTCTCCAAGCCAAACAGAGGGTAAATCGATTTCTAAGGATATTGCTAAAACCTTCTACTTCATTGGAAATGCTGGAAACGGTTCTGATAAGGCTTCTAATTCTATGCAATCTCTGAGCAATTATTTGGCAGAGAACAATTCCGAAGATAGTTATGTGGTTTTTCTAGGTAATAGTTTTTATCCAAAAGGAATGCAGCCTAAAAAGGATGAGCTTACTAAAAAGGCCACTAACTCTATGCAATCCCAGCTTTCTGCATTAAAGGATTTTAAAGGAAAGATCTTAGTTGTTCCAGGAAATATGGAATGGCAGGGCGGGGTAGATGGTTTGGAATTGGAAGAGGATTTTTTAAAAGATAAATTTGATGGCGAAGGAGTTCTTCAACCAAACAATGGTTGTCCGTTGGAAGGAATTGATGTTTCAGAAGATATCTATTTACTTTTAGTGGATACCCAATGGTTTTTGGAAGATTGGGATAATTATCCTGAAATGAATAGAAAATGCGAGATTAAAACCCGGGATAAATTTTTCACCGAAATTGAAAGTGAATTAAAAAAGAACGCCAACAAAACCATCATATTTACAATGTACCATCCATTGCTCACTTATGGGCAACACGGTGGGAAATATCCCTTAATCCATAAGGATGTTTTTAGTACGCTTATTAAACCAATTAAGAGTCTGGGTGCCATTTCCAAACAGGACCGTTATAACGAGCGCTATAACGAATTGATAGATAGAGTTCGGGTATTGACCAAAGACTTGGAGCGATTGGTTTTTGTTTCAGGTCTGGATCAATCTCTTCAATATATAGAGAATGGAAATGTAAAACAGATTGTTTCGGGATCGGGCTCTGGTTCAACTGCTGCCACTCTAGGGCAATATGGAAAGTTTTCCTATGGTGGGGAAGGATTTGCCAGATTGGATATCGATAAAAATAGTGCTACCGAAGTTCGATTTTTTAAGTCAGAAAAAGATGGCAATTCCCAATTACTGTATCAGCACGAAATTTTTTCGCCGAGTAAGGATTATGACTTTAATACGCTTCACAATAATTTTCCGAAAACCGTAAAAGCGAAGATCTATGAAGATAGTTTAGTTGAAAAAACTGGATTTTACAAGACTATTTGGGGAGAGCACTACCGAAATGTTTATGGAACAGAGGTAACCGCTAAAACAGTCCTTTTGGATACGTTATATGGTGGTTTAAAAGTTGTAAGAGCGGGAGGAGGCCATCAAACGCGTTCATTGCGACTCGAGGATAAGGATGGAAGGACCTACAATATGCGGGGAATGAAAAAAAGTGCAGTTCAGTTTCTTCAAAATGTGATAATCAAGGATAAAATTGTTGAAAATGAATTTAAAAATACCATTCCGGAAGATCTGATCCTAGATTTCTATACAGCGGCGCATCCTTATGGGGCATTTACTATTCCTAAACTTTCCGATGCTGCTGAGGTTTTGCACACTAATCCTAAACTTTTCTATGTGCCCAAGCAAAAGGCATTGGGTAAATTCAATAAAAGTTATGGCGACGAACTTTATATGATTGTAGAACGGCCTGACAAAAAATTTGACGGCCCCCTATTCGATTATCCTGATAATGTTGAGAGCACCGATGATCTGCTGGAAAAATTGCAAAGGGATGAGAAATATGCATTAAATGAAAAAGCTTATATCCGAGCTAGGATTTTTGATATGTTGATTGGGGATTGGGATAGGCATAACGACCAATGGCGGTTTACTCAACACGACAACAAAGACGGCTCCGTTACTTTTGAGCCCATACCTCGCGACCGCGACCAAGTATATTCCAATTTTGATGGAGGTTTGCTAGATGTAGTCCGAACACTTTTCAATACCTCTAGACAGTTTCAGGTATATGGTGCAGAACTAAAGCATACCAAATGGTTTAACGCGGCTGGTATAAAACTGGATCGTGCCTTAATCCAAAGTTATGGTAAAGATGAATGGCTGGCGCAAGCGGAATTTCTTAATAATAATGTTACAGATCAAGTTATAGATAAAGCCTTCGAAGATCTTCCCAAAGAGGTTCAGGACGAAACAGCTTCCGAAATTAAGGAGAAACTGAAAGGACGAAGGGATAATATTGTAAGAATCGCCCAGGAATATTATGATTATCTAGCGAAGCTACAAACGGTTGTCGGTACCAATAAGGACGATTATTTTGAGATTACCCGTCTCCCCGATGGAAAAACAAATATTAAGACTTACCGAATTAAGAAAGGAGCAAAAGCAGATTTGATGCTGGATAGAACATATAGTGCGGATGAAACTAACGAAATTTGGATCTATGGGTTAGATGATGACGACGTTTTTGAAGTGAAGGGAAACGGGAGCAATCCAATATCCATAAAAATTATTGGCGGTCAGAATAACGATGTTTACAAAATTGCCAACGGCAGAAAGATTAAAGTATATGATCAAAAAAGCAGAAAAAACACAATCGAAAATCGAGGAGGGGCTGCTTTTCGGCTAACTGATAATTACGATTTTAACACTTACGATTATAAAAAGCAAATACAGACCGTGAATTTGTTGCTTCCTGCGGCTGGCTATAATCCCGACGATGGTGTTAAGATAGGTCTTACAGATGTATTTACTGTGCATGGTTTTCAACGGAATCCCTTTTCACAACAACACAGGTTTGCAGCCGGCTATTATTTTGGAACCGAAAGTTTTGATATTAATTACGAAGGTGAATTCGCCAATGTTTTTGGCAAATGGAATTTTCTTGCCGGCGGTTATTTCCAAAATCCCAACTTCTCGGAAAACTTCTTTGGTTTTGGCAATGAGACGATTAATCCAGATTATGAATTTGATGCCGGTAAGGATTATAACCGCGTCCGTATTGGCGGTTATGGAGTTTCCGTGGGAATTAAAAAAGATTCGCCTTATGGAAGTATTTTTCAATTCAGAACAAAATTCTATGGAGTTAAAATAGAAAGTACACCGGACAGATTTATTACAGATTATTCGCCCTCGCCCATTGAACTGGACAAAACCCATTATTATGGTACTGTAGAAGGGAGTTATCAATATGAAAGCTATGATAACAAAGTGAACCCTACGCGTGGGATGAATTTCAACTTGGAAGTGGGTGGTACCCAAAACATTCAGGATAGTGATCGAGTGTACGGATATGTAAACCCGCAGTTGGTCTTTTATGGGGCAATTACAAGGGATAGAAAAGTTGTCTTAAAAACAGATATGCGTGCGCAGTTTAATATTGGGGATAATTATGAGTTTTTCCAAGCTGCCAAACTGGGTAGCGACAGCGGTTTGCGCGCCTATAGAAAGGAACGATTTAGTGGACAAACAGCAGCGGTGGGAAGTGCCGATATTCGGTATAGCTTTAATCAATTCCGCACAGCGCTGACCCCAATACAAATTGGAGTTTTTGGAGGATATGACATAGGAAGGGTATGGGTTCCAAACGATACTTCCAATGTTTGGCACAGTTCCTATGGCGGTGGCTTGTGGATAAACACTGCCGACCTTTTAAGTGCTACCTTAAATCTTTTTGCTGGGGAGGAAGGGATAAGATTTACACTGGGATTGAAAGTCTCCATGTGA
- a CDS encoding Pycsar system effector family protein, translating to MENLVQETDDYILKLFSEKLPGNFVYHNYTHSKRVYKSINEIIEHSQIGVKDALILRLAALLHDTGYIVSCENHEAESAKIAREFLESKNVEKDVIEGVEKCILATEFKHTDPENELEKIIRDADSSHFGKDYFEEASEFLRLELTLQDRHKYTAEEWREENIKMLTEKHQYYTAYALKNWQPVKEENLAELLSKRKKTKEKHHRDDEKARLKAKYKNDSPERGIQTFYRVALRNHIKLSDIADTKANIMLSVNAIIISLVLSNLISKLDNNNYLIIPTAIFILFSATTMILAVIATRPNITRGEFTKEDVANKAVNLTFFGNFHKMELSEFEWAVEELLKDRGYVYKSLTKDLYFLGQVLDRKYRILRITYTIFVAGTIISLIAFAAFFYMEM from the coding sequence ATGGAAAACCTAGTTCAAGAAACTGATGATTACATCTTAAAACTCTTTTCAGAAAAGCTTCCGGGCAATTTTGTTTACCACAATTATACCCACTCCAAGCGTGTTTATAAAAGTATAAATGAAATCATTGAACATTCACAAATTGGTGTTAAAGATGCACTTATCCTACGTTTAGCAGCTTTGTTGCACGACACGGGATACATAGTTTCCTGCGAAAACCATGAAGCTGAGAGCGCGAAAATAGCACGCGAATTTTTGGAATCCAAGAACGTAGAAAAAGATGTTATCGAGGGTGTAGAAAAATGTATTCTAGCCACGGAATTTAAACACACTGATCCTGAAAACGAGCTTGAGAAGATAATACGCGATGCAGATTCGTCACATTTTGGAAAAGATTATTTTGAAGAAGCCAGCGAATTTTTGAGATTGGAATTAACATTACAAGATCGTCATAAATATACTGCTGAAGAATGGCGAGAAGAAAACATTAAAATGTTAACGGAGAAGCACCAGTATTATACCGCTTACGCCCTTAAGAACTGGCAGCCCGTGAAGGAGGAAAACTTGGCCGAATTGTTATCCAAACGTAAAAAAACAAAAGAAAAACATCACCGCGATGATGAAAAAGCACGGTTAAAGGCCAAATATAAAAACGATAGTCCCGAACGGGGAATCCAGACTTTTTATCGGGTGGCTCTTAGAAACCACATTAAACTTAGCGATATAGCCGATACAAAAGCAAACATCATGCTTTCTGTAAATGCCATAATAATTTCTTTGGTACTATCTAATCTTATATCCAAACTAGATAATAACAACTATTTGATTATTCCAACCGCTATTTTTATTTTGTTCAGCGCAACTACTATGATATTGGCAGTAATCGCGACACGTCCCAACATTACCCGGGGAGAGTTCACTAAAGAAGACGTTGCCAATAAAGCTGTAAACCTTACGTTCTTCGGAAACTTTCATAAAATGGAATTGTCAGAGTTTGAATGGGCCGTGGAGGAATTATTAAAAGATAGAGGTTATGTATATAAATCGTTGACAAAAGATTTATATTTCCTGGGTCAAGTATTGGATAGAAAGTACCGAATTTTACGTATTACCTACACGATTTTTGTGGCAGGAACGATTATTTCGCTTATTGCATTTGCTGCATTCTTCTATATGGAAATGTAA
- a CDS encoding GAF domain-containing protein, giving the protein MDKKLDTRDFPMKIKIGFGKVFEAYRKQLNLDPSNKWTKDMLSLSDKYPALSKGVSNAEKLHEYSDQVDALMQPLFPTVFDDNEIKFATVPFRDIIIKSSAGYKELAQNAGKNFYPDLINLDHDLYYILGCSLIASHYYGKDLGFQRDFHCNIPMNNDLVRNFRVLYNTQFVEVEKSPDAPELKEEDFNELLESFDEIAVWKEKFPPQGYTFNGFLVATLIDITVDTSISDFKTDLLNLEINKDFKNTDFTRIFRSIFNLPDLQIGFADYNEETESFERVLFSEINSFLLGGNKSVISKEALCNSSYYTLFKQREFYVVTDAERYHKLYPNNILYKKLLDQGKKSAVFAAIVSDDRILGVLELVSSKKNELNTINANRLLDIMPFLVGSVVSAKTNLENELELIVQEECTSIHNSVHWKFRKEARRYLESISEGNPAIFREIVFQDVHPLYGQVDIKGSSEARNEATKQDLIEQLKYAANVIQKLNNSEALPIFEQMNFMISGFMEEIVENLQVDTERRIINFLNSEIIPFFNHLSRTNEEYKKLVEEYNGLIDPNTGLVYKHRKDYDESVMQVNKVLAGVLDKKQQHAQMMFPHYFERFKTDGVEHNLYIGASITKEKVFDTIYLKNLKLWQLQVICEMENTYSRFKDQLPVPLEVASMILAFNGSLSLRFRMDEKRFDVDGTYNARYEVVKKRVDKAHIKNTDERITKPGKLAIVYSQAEDEEEYKTYIRFLQAQQLLDDDVETVELEDLQGVTGLKAIRVSFLYSKNNKQKKEYYTYEDLISEIHD; this is encoded by the coding sequence ATGGATAAAAAATTGGACACACGGGATTTCCCGATGAAAATAAAAATAGGCTTTGGAAAAGTTTTCGAGGCTTATCGCAAGCAACTTAATTTGGATCCTTCCAATAAGTGGACAAAGGATATGCTTTCCCTTTCGGACAAATATCCAGCGCTTTCCAAAGGGGTATCCAATGCTGAAAAGCTACACGAATATTCAGACCAGGTTGATGCCCTGATGCAACCTTTATTTCCTACCGTTTTTGACGACAATGAAATTAAGTTCGCTACTGTTCCCTTTCGGGATATAATTATTAAGAGCTCGGCAGGTTATAAGGAACTTGCCCAAAATGCCGGAAAAAATTTCTATCCAGATCTTATCAATTTGGACCACGATCTATATTACATCTTGGGTTGTAGTCTCATTGCCTCACATTACTATGGAAAGGATTTAGGCTTTCAACGGGACTTTCACTGCAATATTCCGATGAACAATGATCTGGTGCGCAATTTTAGGGTGCTTTATAACACCCAATTTGTAGAAGTAGAAAAGAGTCCTGATGCTCCCGAGCTCAAAGAAGAGGATTTCAACGAGCTTCTAGAAAGTTTTGACGAAATCGCGGTTTGGAAGGAAAAATTTCCTCCCCAAGGCTATACATTTAACGGTTTCTTAGTTGCTACACTTATCGATATTACCGTGGATACCTCTATTTCAGATTTTAAAACCGATTTATTGAATCTGGAGATCAATAAGGATTTTAAAAATACCGACTTCACGAGAATTTTTAGATCTATTTTCAATCTGCCCGATCTTCAGATTGGATTTGCGGATTACAATGAGGAAACGGAATCTTTTGAACGGGTTTTGTTCAGTGAAATCAATAGTTTTCTTTTAGGAGGTAATAAATCTGTTATCAGTAAAGAGGCTTTGTGCAATTCTTCGTATTACACTCTTTTTAAACAAAGGGAGTTCTACGTTGTTACTGATGCCGAACGTTACCATAAGCTGTATCCGAATAATATTCTCTATAAAAAGCTTCTGGATCAAGGTAAAAAAAGTGCCGTTTTTGCTGCCATTGTTTCGGATGATAGAATCCTTGGAGTTTTGGAACTTGTTTCGTCGAAGAAAAATGAACTTAATACAATAAATGCAAACAGACTTCTGGATATTATGCCGTTTTTGGTGGGATCTGTAGTAAGTGCGAAGACCAACTTAGAGAATGAACTGGAACTTATTGTTCAAGAAGAATGTACCTCTATTCATAATAGCGTTCATTGGAAGTTTAGAAAGGAGGCGCGTAGATATTTAGAATCTATATCAGAAGGCAATCCTGCCATTTTTAGGGAAATCGTGTTTCAGGATGTGCATCCCCTTTATGGACAGGTTGATATTAAAGGATCTTCTGAGGCACGAAATGAGGCAACTAAACAAGATTTGATTGAACAATTGAAATATGCGGCCAACGTAATCCAGAAATTGAACAATTCTGAGGCGCTGCCTATTTTTGAACAGATGAATTTTATGATCTCGGGTTTTATGGAGGAAATTGTTGAGAACCTCCAAGTTGATACGGAACGAAGAATAATAAATTTTCTTAATTCTGAAATAATTCCGTTTTTTAATCACCTTAGCCGTACCAATGAGGAATACAAAAAACTTGTTGAAGAATACAACGGACTTATTGATCCAAATACGGGTCTGGTCTATAAACACCGAAAGGATTATGACGAATCTGTAATGCAGGTTAACAAGGTGCTTGCGGGTGTTTTGGATAAAAAACAACAACACGCCCAAATGATGTTTCCGCATTACTTTGAAAGATTCAAAACCGATGGCGTGGAGCACAACCTCTATATTGGCGCCTCTATCACTAAAGAAAAAGTATTTGATACTATCTATCTGAAAAATTTAAAGTTGTGGCAGCTGCAGGTAATCTGTGAAATGGAAAATACCTATTCCCGTTTTAAAGACCAACTGCCCGTTCCTCTTGAAGTGGCTTCCATGATCCTGGCTTTTAATGGCTCGTTATCCTTGCGCTTTAGAATGGACGAAAAACGCTTTGACGTAGATGGTACCTATAATGCCAGATACGAAGTTGTGAAAAAACGTGTGGATAAAGCCCACATAAAAAACACCGATGAGCGCATTACAAAACCTGGAAAATTAGCAATTGTATATTCACAAGCTGAAGATGAGGAAGAATACAAGACCTATATTCGCTTTCTACAAGCACAACAATTATTGGATGATGATGTGGAAACAGTAGAACTGGAAGATTTGCAGGGTGTTACCGGATTGAAAGCTATTAGGGTTAGTTTTCTATATTCCAAGAACAATAAGCAGAAAAAGGAATATTATACCTATGAAGATTTAATTTCGGAAATTCACGATTAG
- a CDS encoding TlpA disulfide reductase family protein encodes MRQIFALFLTLTLTLMSCQKDKNTYTLEGDAVGFADGSEILVYTFEDRQAKIIDTLIIENGKFSGTYPNDNGLSLNFLRSTDVNGTVIYFPGNEDLKAVFYKDSVQASRVTGGKQNKAYSDFVSKINEFNEKKKNNMDAFRKAQEENDAAAIAKVQSDNLNLTGEETKFKKDFLANHDKSLFSLMLIAEMVGRGEMTSTEANTFISDLSPDLAATDIAKELKMQLEKMGKAEVGTKAPEFSAPTPDGKELALADALGKYTIIDFWASWCKPCRIENPNVVKVYNKYHDKGLNIISVSLDKADQKDKWLQAIKDDKMDWYHVSNLEFWNDPIAQQYSVRSIPATFLLDENGVIIDKNLRGDALEAKIGSLLGGE; translated from the coding sequence ATGAGACAGATTTTTGCATTGTTCCTTACATTGACCTTAACTTTAATGTCCTGTCAAAAGGATAAAAATACTTATACTTTGGAAGGGGATGCCGTCGGATTTGCAGATGGATCCGAAATATTGGTTTATACCTTTGAGGATAGACAGGCCAAAATAATCGATACTCTAATTATAGAGAATGGTAAATTCTCAGGAACTTATCCAAATGACAACGGCCTTTCCCTTAATTTCTTACGTTCTACAGATGTTAACGGAACGGTAATATATTTCCCTGGCAATGAGGATTTAAAAGCGGTTTTCTATAAGGATAGCGTACAGGCATCAAGGGTCACGGGAGGTAAGCAAAACAAGGCTTACAGTGATTTCGTATCCAAAATAAACGAGTTCAACGAGAAGAAGAAGAATAATATGGACGCCTTCCGAAAGGCTCAGGAAGAAAATGATGCTGCTGCGATTGCCAAAGTTCAGAGTGACAATTTGAATCTTACCGGAGAGGAGACAAAATTTAAGAAGGATTTTTTAGCAAATCACGATAAATCTCTTTTCTCCCTAATGCTAATTGCCGAAATGGTTGGCAGAGGGGAAATGACTTCAACTGAAGCGAATACTTTTATTTCAGATTTAAGTCCTGACTTAGCTGCAACTGACATAGCTAAAGAATTGAAAATGCAGTTAGAAAAAATGGGCAAAGCCGAGGTAGGAACAAAAGCTCCCGAATTTAGCGCCCCTACTCCCGATGGAAAGGAATTGGCTCTTGCAGATGCTTTAGGAAAATATACAATCATTGACTTTTGGGCATCTTGGTGCAAACCTTGCCGTATAGAAAACCCGAATGTGGTAAAAGTGTACAACAAATATCATGACAAAGGTTTGAACATTATAAGTGTTTCCTTGGATAAAGCTGACCAAAAAGACAAATGGTTACAAGCAATTAAAGATGATAAAATGGATTGGTACCACGTTTCGAATCTTGAATTTTGGAACGACCCTATTGCCCAGCAATACAGCGTACGTTCAATTCCAGCCACTTTCCTTTTAGATGAAAATGGTGTGATAATAGACAAAAACCTTAGAGGAGATGCTCTCGAGGCCAAAATTGGCAGTTTGCTTGGAGGAGAGTAG
- a CDS encoding SIMPL domain-containing protein, producing MKTLKTFLILAITTTVMMAQNNVPPTIDVMGEGIVKVVPDEVTINIRVENTGENTQILKKQNDAIVSEVLKFLKQMKIADKDVRTEYMNLTKNYDYNTKTYTFAANQSLSVKLRDMGKYEQVVNGLLETGINRIDGIDFSSSQKESLESQARKKAVENALMKAKEYASVLNQNVGKAVSISEFRNSPDPRPMYKMTAMESTSAGDGQTISLGEMEIRTTVNVSFLLN from the coding sequence ATGAAGACTCTAAAAACTTTTTTAATTTTAGCAATTACAACTACCGTAATGATGGCACAGAATAACGTACCTCCCACAATTGATGTTATGGGTGAAGGGATAGTGAAAGTGGTTCCTGATGAAGTAACCATCAACATTCGGGTGGAAAATACTGGAGAAAATACGCAAATTTTGAAAAAGCAAAATGATGCTATCGTAAGTGAGGTGTTGAAGTTTTTAAAACAGATGAAAATTGCGGACAAGGATGTGCGAACTGAATATATGAACCTGACCAAAAACTATGATTATAATACGAAGACCTACACGTTCGCTGCAAACCAATCGCTTTCTGTGAAATTACGGGATATGGGTAAGTATGAACAAGTGGTTAATGGATTATTGGAAACAGGCATTAACCGAATTGATGGAATAGATTTTTCTTCCTCGCAAAAGGAATCATTGGAGAGCCAAGCTAGAAAAAAAGCAGTGGAAAATGCATTGATGAAAGCCAAGGAATATGCTTCGGTACTCAATCAAAATGTTGGGAAAGCTGTTTCCATTAGTGAATTCAGGAACTCTCCCGATCCGCGTCCAATGTATAAAATGACGGCGATGGAATCAACTTCAGCTGGGGATGGACAGACAATTTCACTTGGAGAAATGGAAATTAGAACTACCGTCAATGTAAGTTTTTTATTGAATTGA
- a CDS encoding rhomboid family intramembrane serine protease — protein MQIPHIAVIIIIAANVIISMKGFNDLSFFEKYKFNVAGIRRGEQIRMFSSAFLHADFSHLLFNMLTLYFFADVVIDQVGVMYFVIIYVASLLAGNLLAFYFHKDEPHYSAIGASGAVMGILYSAILFYPDMSLFIFFIPIPIPAWLFGMAYLLYSIYGMKNRVGNIGHDAHIGGAVGGYVLTLLFAPILFQSSLWIVILLAVPLIILFIMHKAGKL, from the coding sequence ATGCAAATCCCACATATAGCCGTAATCATTATTATCGCCGCCAACGTCATTATTTCGATGAAGGGGTTTAACGATTTATCGTTTTTTGAAAAATATAAATTCAATGTTGCCGGTATCCGTAGAGGAGAGCAGATTAGAATGTTTAGCTCTGCTTTTTTACATGCAGACTTTTCACACTTGCTATTCAATATGCTTACCCTCTATTTTTTTGCCGATGTAGTCATAGATCAAGTTGGCGTTATGTATTTTGTAATAATTTATGTGGCGAGTTTGTTGGCTGGAAACCTGCTTGCATTCTATTTTCATAAAGATGAACCGCATTATAGTGCCATTGGTGCAAGTGGGGCGGTGATGGGAATTCTTTACAGTGCTATTTTATTTTACCCAGATATGTCACTCTTTATTTTCTTTATCCCGATTCCAATTCCCGCTTGGCTTTTTGGAATGGCATATTTGTTGTATTCTATTTATGGAATGAAAAACAGAGTTGGAAATATTGGTCACGATGCCCACATTGGTGGCGCCGTTGGTGGATATGTATTAACCTTGCTCTTTGCACCCATTCTTTTTCAATCAAGCCTTTGGATTGTTATTCTCTTGGCAGTACCATTAATAATTTTGTTTATAATGCACAAAGCTGGAAAACTGTGA
- a CDS encoding lysophospholipid acyltransferase family protein produces MQKLLYLLVYPFLWLLSKLPMQILYIKSDVLFFLMYHVFGYRRKVVNENLALVFPEKTEKERNEIAKEFFKHLCDIIVETLKAFTISEKEIRNRFVVTNAEILDNYYQNNRSILLMAGHYGNWEWSGILNKLIPHQAHAVFKTLANQYFNSLVKKTREHFGATLVTNKKIVSVLYRKWKKGEKTLTYILSDQTPKMGHFKYHDTFLGVDVPMFTGTEELAKKLDFTVVYLKVEKSKRGYYKATLIPMTDNPKEYPDYQITRMFFDLLENQIREKPEFYLWSHKRWKHRDKV; encoded by the coding sequence ATGCAAAAACTGCTCTATTTATTGGTCTATCCATTTCTGTGGCTCCTTTCTAAGTTGCCCATGCAGATATTGTATATCAAATCGGATGTACTGTTTTTTCTAATGTATCACGTATTTGGATATCGCAGAAAGGTAGTAAATGAGAACCTCGCTTTGGTTTTCCCAGAAAAGACGGAAAAAGAAAGAAACGAAATTGCAAAAGAATTTTTTAAACATCTCTGCGATATAATTGTTGAAACGCTAAAAGCATTTACTATTTCCGAAAAGGAAATTCGAAATCGTTTCGTGGTTACCAATGCGGAAATTCTCGACAACTATTACCAAAACAATCGCAGCATCCTTCTTATGGCAGGCCATTACGGCAACTGGGAATGGAGTGGCATCTTAAACAAACTAATACCTCATCAAGCCCACGCCGTTTTTAAAACGCTTGCAAACCAATACTTTAATTCTCTGGTTAAAAAAACAAGGGAACATTTTGGAGCAACGTTGGTCACAAATAAAAAAATAGTGAGCGTGCTGTATAGAAAGTGGAAAAAAGGCGAAAAGACCTTGACCTATATTCTTTCTGACCAAACCCCAAAAATGGGCCATTTTAAATACCATGATACCTTTTTGGGTGTAGATGTACCAATGTTCACTGGGACGGAGGAATTGGCAAAAAAACTTGATTTTACCGTTGTGTATTTGAAAGTTGAAAAATCGAAACGGGGATATTATAAGGCTACATTAATCCCGATGACAGATAATCCCAAGGAATACCCCGATTATCAAATAACACGAATGTTTTTTGATCTATTAGAAAATCAAATTCGGGAAAAGCCGGAGTTTTATCTATGGTCGCATAAACGCTGGAAGCATAGAGATAAGGTTTAA